In Paenibacillus hexagrammi, the following are encoded in one genomic region:
- a CDS encoding response regulator, which produces MKKKVLIVDDQNGIRVLLMEVFSNEGYDTYQASNGKLALEIVRNSSPDLVLLDMKIPGMDGLDILKHVKAIDPSIKVIMMTAYGELDMIKEATDLGAIMHFTKPFDIDELRMAVNKQLNNESSSGFAVGS; this is translated from the coding sequence AAGAAAGTGTTGATTGTAGACGACCAGAACGGTATTCGTGTACTACTTATGGAAGTGTTCAGCAATGAGGGTTACGATACCTACCAAGCTTCCAATGGTAAGCTGGCTTTAGAAATTGTGAGAAACTCATCGCCTGACCTTGTTTTATTGGATATGAAAATTCCCGGCATGGACGGACTCGATATCCTTAAGCATGTTAAAGCCATCGATCCATCTATTAAAGTCATCATGATGACAGCTTACGGAGAATTAGATATGATTAAAGAGGCGACGGACCTTGGTGCGATCATGCACTTCACGAAGCCTTTTGATATTGATGAACTTAGAATGGCGGTTAATAAACAGCTGAATAACGAATCAAGCAGCGGTTTTGCAGTGGGATCCTAA